Genomic window (Daucus carota subsp. sativus chromosome 5, DH1 v3.0, whole genome shotgun sequence):
AGAAGAGATAAACATGTCTTCATCAGGAGGCCAGAGTCCTCTGAGAGTTGTCACCAAGATATCGGTATTGAACAACAAAGTTCTGTCTGCAAGTTTGAATTCAGTAGACAGTGAAAAAAACTTTTCGCCTAATTCTGTGCAGGACTCATGGACAACTGACAGAAGCTCCCCTTCATCAAATGGTCTGCTATCTCATACAACTCAGTGATCAATAATCTATCATCTGTATGCATGGCTACCAAGTGACCTGCATTCGATAACAAAGGTTTGTCTGAGAGTTCAATTCAGTACAGCGAGGATTTTCCCCCAGTTCTGTGCAGGACTCGTGGAATACTAATGGGAGCTCCTCATCCTCAAATAGTTCTCTATCTCATACAACTTGGTGATCAATAAGTATTATCTTTCTCAGGTGGATGGCTTTTTTTGTGAGATCTTAAAGAATTTTTGGTGTTACTCCAAGTATTTATTGTGTATAAATAGTCTGCTATCTTGCCAAAAGGATTTAGATGTGTAAAATTATCATAGCAAAATCATCTtcaaaatgtaaaataaatgtTTCAAGAATCTCAGTCACTACTGTCACTACTCACCAGTGTTTATTCAGAGAGACGGGCAAACTGGAATACTATTGATGATAAGTATGTTTTCGATCATACTGGAGACAAACCTGTAACATACACTTCTGACAATGTAAGAATTAAACTGAAATGTATCCCAGCTAATGTTTTACCCTGACACTGCATCTGTGGAACTTAGAGCTTGCTTATGGCTTTTCTAGTTTCACAGCCATTTGAATAAAGCGGAGAAAAAAGATTAAAACAACTTCCATAATTAACACGTTTTCATCAGAAAGGTGAACATGACAGATTCATTTGATCAGGTAACAGAACAGATCAACTGAAACCATTGTTATGCAGTCTATGTAAACACCGAAATGCTCAGGAGAGttgaaaataaacataaatCTGGAGATTCCGGAACAGGCGAACATCTAGAACTGCTTCGGAATCTATGGGAAGGCAAGAGACAACCCGGCAAAGATAATTTCTGTAACAACAGCAAATGGGAGCAGCCTAAACCGTGCAATCGGGAATATACAACTGTATATGCATGATTAATAATTGAATCTCATTATTTCACTAATTTCCTGAATTATGGTCACGTTTTGTTTTACAAGTGCAGACATCATCGACAAGCATGtgataaaaagaagaaaagagagattGGTACTTTCACTAGCACATTTTTTATCATAAAGATCCAAAATCAACATGACAATAATATCTCTTTCCAAGTTATATCAGTGACTGAAAAAGCTAAAGAATAATGCACATTTGCCAAAATATCACATCCCACTAAAAATAATGCACATTTGCACTATAACCCACCCAATCCGACCCGACCCGCTAACCTTTCCGGCTCACCGGGAAATCAAGATCACCAGTGTTCTGCATTCAGAAACTAGCCCTCTTCAGAGAAGTCACAGTAACAGAAACTCCAATGGGAACTTTAGCCACATCGATCTCGAACGAATCGTACCTCATAAACAGCTCCACAACCAATAACCTCGCGGCCAAGACCACGAAATCTTTACCAGCACATTGCTTATTCGCAACTGTAGGACTCTCATTCTCCGGTCCATTAGACCATAAAACATGTTTGAGCAGTTGTTCCCCTTCCCCAACAAACCGATCAGGCACAAATTCATCAGGCCTGTCAAAGATCTTCGGGTCCCTAGTCGCGAAAGGCTGGTACCCGAAGATCATTTCCCCTTCTTTCACCTCAAAGGCCGCGTCATGAGACTCGATGATCAGATCACGCTTGGCCCGCCCGTACTGCGAGGCCACGGGCGGGTCAATCCTAAGACATTCATACACAACCGACTTCATCAACGGCATCTGTTCCATTGCTCCCATCATTATTTTCCCACCGTTAGATCTGATCACAGATCGGATCTCGGTGGCCAGCTTCGTGTGGATCTTCGCACCCGCACGGCCAATTGACTTCATCATATTAGGAAACAAAAACTTCATTCCCCCGAAAGAATTAAAACACGTCGAAAACACAAAATTATGACACGCCTCCTCCCTCGAAATCCCATTTTTTTCCGCCTCGTCGAGTAAAAAACCCGAAGACTCGTAAAAAAACTCGTAGAGCCTAGCATAATCCTTTTTCACCAGCGCAGGTGGAAGCGAAAATGTGTGAATCAATAATTCTTCCAATAATTTCGGGAGCCCGAGTACTAACAACGGGTGAAGATTGAACAAAACCCATTTGCTTACGAGTTTCGGACCATCAGAGCCTAGTTTGGCGGAAGTCGGGTCAACACCGTGCAATGATCTCGCTAAAAAATTAAACGCGGCCTGATCATTGGCCTCAGAGAAGCTAGATTTCCCCGTTTTTTCTATCTCAGCTTCGAGTTTCTCGAATAATTCTCCATAACTGGATTGAAATTCAGGGATCACTTTACTAGCTCGTGATCGCAGCTGAAAGAACAGAAGGTTCTTGAGCTTCTCGTGGCTCGGTTCTGACGGATCCAGATACGAAAGTATTCGATATCCGCCTGTTAGCTCAGTGGACGGCATGAACGTCCCGGTGaagagatttttcttttcgaCTTTCGAGACGTCGAAAAGCACCGGGAAGCTCTTGCCGTCGAGCAAGACGACGACGTTAGGATTCTTCGCAATGAAAGGTCCGGGTGGCATGTTGGTTCTAAAAACAGTTGACTGGTATTTTTGGACTCGGGACTTAAAATACTCCTCCTTGCCTTGGTTGTAAAAATAATCCAGTCGGTCGGTAATTGGGCCGATTATCGGGAGCCCGTACCCTCCCGGGACTTTTTTGACCGGGAGGGTCACGGACTCGGGTTTGGCTGCTGCATAGAGCGGAGGTTTTTCGGATTCAGATACGGATGCGGAGACACGGAGAGTACGAAAAGTGTGTGGTTTGGAAGGTGTGTGGTATGGGAGTTGGGGAGAAGTGAATGAGGTAGTGTAAGAGATTGATGCCATCTTGGTACGAGATTTGGACACCAATTGGAGGTGTTTGAGTTTGTGTTAATGGGGGAGGATTGaatgagatatatatataattaatgaaatgaGGTTGCGAAGACTTTTAGCAGAGGAGAAAAGCAAGAGAATATAGTCCACTTTGCTGTAGTGGGCTTCCCGTCGGAAAATTAAAAACACGAGCTATTTTGTTCCTCCGACCAcgttttttatttgatttctgAGACTGCATACAGCTAAAAATGTTGCTCTTAGTAATACATGGAAGGTATTCGAttggaaaatcttaaaaatttattaaaatctgaaatatttaattggaattttaaattattctataaAATGTGATGGTATTCAATCAGATTTTAAAATCGGATGTTATTCAATATAGAttgtataaaattaattaaaattcaataatatttaaatgattattattttttagatttcATAAAACGATGAATTCCTTGAgagtgtattttaaatttttttgaaatctcatcaaaatcaatgtgATTCTGAAGTATCGTGCATAAATCCTAAATAATCTATATCAACTCTAcgatattttatcaagaatccacacaaaattaaaatcacatacaattattaaaatccatgataaaaaaacaaaaatatctcAATAATCAATTTGTTTATATCTAATCAATAATTTGTAATGATTATTCaattattgataataaaaaaaatgacacGTGATCCTAATAATTCATGCTCACTTGAGAATAATTTGAAGTATCTCTCggacataaataaattattgataaacaaattgattataaattataaataaattattgattattgataaacaaaTTGATTATtgagatatttttattttaatatagacGTTTTTGGATGTTTTCAATCCTCACTTCTCCGTGTATATTAAAAATGGAAGCACGTGGGTTTCTAACCGACCGCATTTACTTTATGATAGATTACTCTATTTCCCGATTTTTAATTAAGTTGCTGGCTTATCGTGGATGACGACACGGATTAATATttactaaatttatttatacatacTACAAATGTaaccaaaaatccaaatttattAAAGTGAAGTTGATGATCAGGTCTTTGTCAAATAGAGAAAGATTGAATACTCTGAGGTATGAAAGGCAAAACCAGTCAAAAGCACTCACCCTTGACCTCTTTTTTGGTTACTGCATCTTTATATCGAATGCAAACGTGCGCCGCTAACGCCGTCTACCAATAATATCGTGTCTTTATTACGCAAGTATGGACGGTAAATAGAAGAGTCAAAGCTAGCAATTACTAATTGGTCACTCCCATTATTTTCGGTCCCGTAAAAAGTACCTCAAAATTTGTTCCTAAAacattttactccctccgtctccctcaattgtttatattggaGGGGgatacggagaccaagacaatgtatgaaaaatgagtaaagttagatgaaaagtgggtaaagtggtgggacctatcaatatttgatAACAGATttaagatagtggaggaaagtagtgggtgtaatagtaatttttattgttaaatatgagatagtagaggaagatagtgggtgtaatgatggaaaaaacttacgatttatagtaacgtaaagaaatgagagggacatcccaaaatagtaaccgtaaagaaatgagatagACAGGAGGAGTACCAAATAACGTGTAACAGATGGCTATTATGACTATTTTTCAATTGAATGATTGATGTGCATACAGAGAATCCCATTATTGTTAGTATGAAAGGCACCAATCATACATTACCACTTGGACgt
Coding sequences:
- the LOC108223756 gene encoding allene oxide synthase 1, chloroplastic, whose translation is MASISYTTSFTSPQLPYHTPSKPHTFRTLRVSASVSESEKPPLYAAAKPESVTLPVKKVPGGYGLPIIGPITDRLDYFYNQGKEEYFKSRVQKYQSTVFRTNMPPGPFIAKNPNVVVLLDGKSFPVLFDVSKVEKKNLFTGTFMPSTELTGGYRILSYLDPSEPSHEKLKNLLFFQLRSRASKVIPEFQSSYGELFEKLEAEIEKTGKSSFSEANDQAAFNFLARSLHGVDPTSAKLGSDGPKLVSKWVLFNLHPLLVLGLPKLLEELLIHTFSLPPALVKKDYARLYEFFYESSGFLLDEAEKNGISREEACHNFVFSTCFNSFGGMKFLFPNMMKSIGRAGAKIHTKLATEIRSVIRSNGGKIMMGAMEQMPLMKSVVYECLRIDPPVASQYGRAKRDLIIESHDAAFEVKEGEMIFGYQPFATRDPKIFDRPDEFVPDRFVGEGEQLLKHVLWSNGPENESPTVANKQCAGKDFVVLAARLLVVELFMRYDSFEIDVAKVPIGVSVTVTSLKRASF